A genomic stretch from Arachis stenosperma cultivar V10309 chromosome 3, arast.V10309.gnm1.PFL2, whole genome shotgun sequence includes:
- the LOC130969248 gene encoding protein ELC-like yields the protein MVPPAVQSPNPQLTQQFLSSVLSQRGPAALPYSEDTKWLIRQHLVAVTTTYPSLEPKTATFTHNDGRSVNLLQADGTIPMSFQGVTYNIPVLIWLMESYPRHAPCVYVNPTRDMIIKRPHPHVNPSGLVSVPYLQNWVYPSSNLVDLVRDLGVIFGRDPPLYSQRRNPQPPPPQSLNPNSNFGSLSSNSGNSQSGYVQHHQHHQHPAPASPARNNYPPSPYGSFGGGSSRVQNLPHTEDPTEVFKRNAVNKIVEMVHGDVTALRKTREAEMEGLFSLQGVLKQREEVLNKGLKEMQEEMEGLEQQLQMVLMNTDVLEGWLRDNQGMRLGSLENAEDAFDCVDVLSKQMLDCTASDLAIEDTLYALDKAVQVGSVPFDQYLRSVRALSREQFFHRATAAKVRAAQLQAQVANMAVRTHHYGS from the coding sequence ATGGTCCCACCGGCGGTGCAATCGCCGAACCCACAACTAACCCAGCAGTTCCTAAGCTCTGTCCTCTCGCAGCGTGGCCCCGCCGCCCTGCCTTACTCCGAAGACACAAAGTGGCTGATCCGGCAGCACCTCGTCGCCGTCACCACCACGTACCCCTCCCTTGAGCCTAAAACCGCCACCTTCACACACAACGACGGCCGCTCCGTCAATCTCCTCCAAGCCGACGGCACAATCCCGATGTCGTTTCAGGGCGTCACTTACAACATCCCCGTTCTCATCTGGCTCATGGAATCTTACCCTCGCCACGCGCCCTGCGTCTACGTTAACCCCACGCGCGACATGATCATCAAGCGCCCCCACCCTCACGTTAATCCCTCTGGCCTCGTCTCCGTCCCTTATTTGCAGAATTGGGTTTACCCTAGCTCCAATCTGGTCGATCTCGTTCGCGATTTGGGTGTTATCTTTGGCCGCGATCCTCCTCTTTATTCCCAGCGTAGGAACCCTCAACCTCCGCCACCTCAAAGCCTAAATCCCAATTCAAATTTCGGATCTTTATCGAGTAATTCGGGGAATTCCCAATCTGGTTATGTCCAGCATCATCAGCATCACCAGCACCCTGCTCCTGCTTCTCCTGCGAGGAATAATTATCCTCCATCACCTTATGGAAGCTTTGGTGGTGGTTCTTCTAGGGTTCAGAATTTGCCCCACACTGAGGATCCAACTGAGGTTTTTAAGAGGAATGCGGTTAATAAGATTGTGGAGATGGTTCATGGTGATGTTACTGCTTTGAGGAAGACCAGGGAGGCTGAGATGGAGGGTTTGTTTAGCTTGCAGGGTGTGTTGAAGCAGAGGGAGGAGGTTCTCAATAAGGGTTTGAAGGAAATGCaggaggagatggagggttTGGAGCAGCAGTTGCAGATGGTTTTGATGAACACTGATGTTCTTGAAGGGTGGTTGAGGGATAACCAAGGGATGAGGTTGGGTAGTTTGGAGAATGCCGAGGATGCTTTTGATTGTGTGGATGTGTTATCTAAGCAGATGCTAGATTGCACTGCTTCGGATTTGGCTATTGAGGACACACTCTATGCATTGGATAAGGCTGTTCAGGTTGGTTCCGTGCCTTTCGATCAGTACTTGAGGAGCGTGAGGGCGCTGTCGAGAGAGCAGTTCTTTCACCGGGCGACAGCCGCAAAAGTTAGAGCTGCTCAGTTGCAGGCTCAGGTTGCTAATATGGCTGTTAGGACACACCATTATGGCAGTTGA